In Mytilus trossulus isolate FHL-02 chromosome 10, PNRI_Mtr1.1.1.hap1, whole genome shotgun sequence, the DNA window TGCTTGTTTGAGAAGTTCTTCTCTTAATGATCCATAACGACTTTCGGgtgattgtttttgtttctgtgtCTCGTCGAGATTTTATAGCCTAGCAGTCAGATAGCGGTCAGACCATAGGCgttaaaataatcattattgaaattattttgatagATAACGCTGTCTTCTTCTTTTGATCAGTTTCGTTAGCAGTTCTTGTCTTaccaaaaatatatgcaaagtttagtttttaacTCTTGAATGTTTTTACGGATCACTTAACATTATGGCTTCTCGGAGAAAAAGGAAATCTACAAGTCGGTTTTCTCCGGATTCAATTGAAATCAGCAGACAAGAAAGTGACTGTTCGTCTTGGACAGTTAAGAAGTTCAAGGAAGAACTGACACATATTGGAATAAACATTACTTCAAAATTAAGTAAAACAGTGttacaacaaatttattttgataatctcAAATCAGTTTCCGAACCTGAACAATTGTCAAATGAAGACCAGGAAGTCTCGCCAACTTTACCTAATGTGACCAGTAATTCGTCTAATGAGCTTCCACTTTTGATCGGAAATTTAACAGAAGTTGTTATAGGATTAAGGGATTCAATGAATTCTAACACCAATAGGAATAATTCTAATACTTCTTTATCAGCGGATTTTTCCGGGAATATACAAGATACAAGACGAAATAGATTTCAACAAGTGCACACAGCAGATGAGCAtgtgttttcattatacaaatgGTACGGTGTTTCTCCTAGTGAAAGCGATTGCGGGATAAATCCCACCCTTAACACATCTACAGCTACTATTAACGGAGTGCCGTCATCATCTGTTCCTTTTTTGGATATAATTTCACCAGCGCTTAAAAAGCAAATTATTGAAGGTAGGGACGTTAATTTAGCCGGATTACTTATGAAAGATTACGAATCCGTTCAGGCAGCTAGTACTTTACTTACTAGCAGTGGTCTTGAAATTAATTTGCCAGGTAAAAGGATATCCGGCTACATAGAACACTCACTATTAAAGAGTTCGTTTGCGCTTTTGGCAAATATAAACGCGTCATGTGTAGGGTTTTTCATCAACGCAATGAAGAATTAGATTGTTACTTAGctaacattttacaaattgaatcTAGCTACGGTGAAAAATTTTACGAATATCATAAGCTTTTTGCTGCCAAAGCTGCAACTGCACTTCGCgatttcaaagttaaatttgACTGGGGAGTTAAAGACAATGACATTCTTACGCTTTTAGCACCTCATGCAAGGCCAGAAGTTTGTAGACTTTGTTACGCTATTGATCACGGAAGAAATTTTTGCCCTCTTTCTTCTCAATCAGTAGAACGTAGTACTTATCCGAGGAATAGACCATCTTCCGATCGCGTCGATAGGAGGGGCAGAACACGAGTTTTGCACGATGGGAAAGAGGTCTGCAATAACTATAACACGGCAAGGGGGTGTGCCAGACCGGGTTGTTCTTTAACTCATATTTGCAGTTCTTGTTTTGCTTTTCATTCCGCCTTTAACTGCAACAAAGATACTAAAAGGAACAAATCTTCTAGAGGGTCGACTACAATCAACGAAAATACAAAATGACTAGTAACAATTCCTGTTATCAAAATTCACCTATCAATGTTAACTTGTTACGTGATTTATTGCAAACGCATCCagatataaattttgttaattatcTTTGTAGTGGTATTAACGAGGGTTTTGACACTATGATTAAATGTACTGATTTACCGACACTTGAATGTAAGAATAACTTTTCTGCTCGCTCTCAACCTTTATCTGTGCGGGAACTTATTAACAAAGAATGTGAAAAAGGTTTCTTGTCAGGTCCGTATAAAATTCCACCGTTTAACTATTATCGAGTCAGCCCTTTGGGACTTGCTGTCGGAAAGTACTCCGGGAAAAAAGTGTCTTATATTGGATTTATCAGCCCCACATGACGATGATGATAATTGTAGTATTAACGACTTGATCAGTAAGGAAGATTGTTCAATGACGTATGTCAGAATAGATGATGTGATCAAAGTTATACGAAAATTAGGTCGTTTTTCATTGTGTTCAAAGTTCGATATAGAGGCCGCTTTCAAACAATTAGGTATAAGAAAGGACCAGTGGCATTTATTTTGCATTAAATGGTGTAAAGAATACTTTTTCTTTAATAGATTAGCGTTTGATTGTAGAAGCTCGCCAATTATTTTCGATAACTTATCCAGAGCGATTTGTTGGATTGCTACTAATATctacaaaattgaatatatatttcatcttttagacGATTTCTCGACTATAGATAAACCTGATTCTTGCGCAGAGAGAACTATGGCATTAATGCTTACTCTTTTTAAAAGACTTAATATTCCACTGGCTAAACACAAGGTTGTAGGCCCTTGTACAGTTATCGAATATTTGGGTATTATACTTGATACGGAAAAGATGGAGACCCGCTTGCCTTTAGATAAAACAAGTCGCATAAGTGAATTTATCAAGAAGTTTTTAAACAGACAATCTTGTACTAAACGTGAACTTCTACAATTGTTAGGGCATTTAAATTTTGCTATGCGGGTTATAATTCCGGGTCGTTCTTTTGTCTCATACCtaatatatttatcaacaacTGTCAAGGATctcaaagacaaaatatatttgaccgATGAATGTCGTACCGATTTGCGTTTTTGGTACTCGTTTTTGGTAAACTGGAATGGcattaatatgttttatgattCTGACTATACTAGTGTTAGGGATATCGAACTATATACAGATGCGGCTTCTACCATTGGTTATGGTGGCTATTTCAAGGGAAAATGGTTTTGTTCTCCTTGGCCGGATGATTTAAATTCTCCATGCGAAAAGAAATTTTCCATGGCTTTTCTAGAACTCTATCCTATAGTCGTTGCAGCCATCTTATGGGGTCATTCATGGACAACTAAAAGAATTTTATTTCGATGTGACAATGAAGCCACCGTATATATTGTTAATAAAGGCCGTTCCAGATGTTTATTGATAATGAAACTTATGAGAACTCTTACTTTGTATGcctgtataaataatttttgttttcgcGCCGAACACGTTCCTGGAGTTCAGAATAATATCAGTGACTCTCTTTCTCGTTTACAGCTAGAGCGGTTCAAGATACTTGCACCTTTAGCGGACAAAGTACCTCACAAGTGCCCGCCAGTCTCACGAGTAATGTGGCATTAAAGTCTACAGTATCGGATTTATGGCGACATGTGTTATCAACTAGAACATCTCAGACGTATAAAGTTGGATATCGAGCTTATACTGCATTTCTGGCTAATAACGGGGTTGTCTGGTTAGGTAAACCTATGCCTCCGATTTCTGaggatattttgatttattttgtcgCACATTGTTACAAAAACTTGAGACTTTTACATACAACcattaaattgtatttatgtGGAATTCGGTTTTTATTATATCCAAAGTAACTGTGACCATCCATTTGATTATACAAATGAATCGACACTCCTTAGACTCAATATGATAATGCGCGCCATCAAACGTATACAAGGAGAGCATAATTCAAAACCACGTCTTCCTATTACTTTTCAGGTACTTGGGAGAATTTGCAATTCTCTTAGAGCAGGTGTTTTCTCTACCTTTACTGATTGTATGTTAGAAACGGCCTGTACAGTAGCCTTTTTTGGATTTCTTAGATGTGGTGAATTTacagtttcaaaacattttgattttactgtaaatCTAAGTGTAACGGATGTTGAGATTCTCGATTCTTATGCTATTTCACACCTTAAAACCTCAAAAACAGATCCTTTTCGTAAAGGTGTCAGTATACAGCTTCACAAATCCGATCATTCCATTTGTCCTTTCTCTGCTGTCCAAAAGTATATTGCAATCAGGAAGGGTAGAgaagcatctttttgtttttcagatcCATTGTTTGTCAAAGAGAATGGTAACGCTTTAGACCGGGACTTTTTCATCAGAAGTCTAAGACATGTACTAGATATTTGTGGGTACAACTCAAGCTTATACAATGGTCATTCCTTTAGAATTGGTGCCAGTACATCGGCAGGATCCGTTAATATTCAAGATCATCTTATCAAAACACTTGGTCGGTGGACATCAGACAGTTATTGTCGTTATATTCGTATTTCCAATGACACTATTCGAAAAGCACAGAAGTCTTTGACATTGTCTAAAAATACCTGAGTGATATTTGATATGTGGACATTATCGAACTTGAATGGATTACCAAGGACAATGAACTTTAATGTGAACTTGTTGACCATTACAGAACTTTTATGCGAATTACTATACTTGTTATGAAGTATTCAGCCATACGAAGAGTTGCTGTTTGTCTTGCGATACACTTGGACTTATATTTGTACGTTTAGCAGAagaaacaatgtattttaacttTAAGTCTTATCTATATAGTGACAATTATTTGAATTCGAATTTACCGATTTCATAGAATATTCAGCCGTTCGAAGAGTTGCTGTTTTCACCTGATACATGTTGGATTTATATTTCACTGTGTTTACAGAACTTGTGTCATTGAGTTTTTTGCCAAAAAACGCGTATTTCAATTTAGAGCCTGCTTGGAATGTGAAAAGAAACACATGTGAACcttataattttcttaatattcAGCCATGTGACGAgttgctgttttatttttctagaTACATTCAAACTTTACAGTTATGTTTTGTGcatcatatttgtatatattcattttgtttctctctctctctctctctaatactttttcagcACATGCGACTTGAAGGCTCCCTTTATACCCCCTTTTGAATTCCACCTCACTTAAAATCTTACCACTTGGGGGATTTCTCAgctcatatattttttttttttttttttttaatataatttttcatataatcTGAGCAATGGTCATTCATTGCATTTTTTATCACTGGTCAGTcttttaaatgacaattttttatcCCCCAAGTTCTATCAACTTACAACTCACATTTCATTAGTTTTACTACAGTTGATAGGACAAGTCACGTCGAATTTCCTGTCAACCACTGTTTCGCAAGCATCAATAGTTCGCGCAAACTACGCTTTACAACAGCTCAGGATTCAGGGAATTCGAcgggaaaatattttcataattagcaaaaatattttcaaaattagctGAGATGATTTCCCAAGGGcaatacttatataattttattttttgtaataaatttatatatcttttatatttgtcagtttTTCTCTGTTGAAATGTATTCGTTTCAGTCAGGCATTTTGTCTCTGTTATAGCACCACCAGCCACTTAATTAcagacttggtacaggtcaTTAAGGTCAATTACAAGTGTATACCAGTTGTAACCTACAGACGGTAATCAATGAGTCCTTAACTATGTCACAACGTAGTTATTTATAGTATACCTTCATGGAGAAACTTTGTGgtataaatgttaaattatttgaatatatagcATATAATTTGGTTTATAATTGTTTCGACAGCTGCATTTTATTGCTTGTTTGAGAAGTTCTTCTCTTAATGATCCATAACGACTTTCGGgtgattgtttttgtttctgtgtCTCGTCGAGATTTTATAGCCTAGCAGTCAGATAGCGGTCAGACCATAGGCgttaaaataatcattattgaaattattttgatagATAACGATGTCTTCTTCTTTTGATCAGTTTCGTTAGCAGTTCTTGTCTTACCAAAAATAATccttatttcacatgtgaaattatcgttttttatttaactgggaaatcactgtaattcattgcaaccaatgtaatacaATTTCTTTACCAATGACAAAATATACCAGTTCTCTGCCATGTGGTCAATTTACTAACATCTAACAATGTTTTGACTTTGTTGGTGACATTAGCCTtgcaatttaatattttcaaatacaaaaaatagaatGGAAGACaaataaacatgtgtttttttatttcataaaaagctCTGTTCTTTATGGCCATACATGTTTATAAGTTTCTCCTTCATTGGTCAACCGCATTTATAGCACTGGTTGGCTTTGTATTAGTTTCATTATTAATAGCAATTTCCCCCAATTTTGCATGCAGAGATACAAATGTACCACGGCCTTGCTGCATTTAATCTTTTATGTGTCAAGGATTTTTGGTAAAATAGATGTTGGAATTATAGTGTTCTTCTTTATAAACTTATTGGTGATAATAGATTATGAGTCACATGATTCTTTACATGTCAGTATGTTAAACATCTGTCTTTTGATATATCAACAAAACAGTAATGGTTTGTGCTTATATGCTGCTGTGTTAAGATATATTGCTGAAGGTATAGGTTCCAATTTTAATATATGACAGGTTTCTCCATATCCCTGATTGACTAATTGGACAATATTTTAGCTATTCCTACTGGACTTGGTGACATTATCTGTTatctgcaaaaaataaaatataattgctaTTACATCATCAATAAATATCTTACAAAATAATGCCAAAAGAGATACTACATTCAAAACAGGTTCAATGCTTTTTTTCAGCAATGGATATATGATGCAAACATAAGCTTtcaacattgctgcaagttttgttaatctaaaatcgattttacatatacccctattggtcaatcaatttttcctaAATTAACTTAAGAGGGGGtgtgggggtcagtgaaaaaactatgtgaattaagttttttatccttcattgaacttttgatgtcgtccctaaatgtcaataaaaaatgtacacaaaaacaTGACTGCAGGTGAttaactttaaaacaaacttgggAGGATGGTGTAACATCCCAAATTGGACTACAAAACCAATAGCAATTAGCTTAAGTTAGAAAATTTGTAAGAAGCACAGTGACAAAAAccatttatatagaaataaaaaaacatgtaagtTAGAGTTAAACGAGATGAAATTTATTGACTAAAATAATAAAGCCACTTCTGTTCATTAATGTGTAAATTTTATAAGGACATGTAAAGGCTGGTATAATATGCATAaacatggtacatgtatatatagttgCTAGTCATGccatgtacatgatatatttatatgcatATTCAGACTATTTAACAGAAagatgtagttttttttattggtactGTAAGTACTATTTGTatgttaattaaaattgatagGTGTTGTAAATTTAACTTTAACAATTATCAATGTTCCTAAACATATGCATACTTTTGCATACTTTTAGACTAGACTACAATGTTGTGCTTTCATCATCATGAAGATCATAAAAAGTCAATATGTGTATGCTATAACCTCAATAAGCCATGTGTGCAGTGTGGTAACAAAGAGtgcatttaaattattgatttataGTCAGTACAGtaaagttttattaatttcaatatgtacatacatgtacaatgacaTAGATTTGCATATAGGAATTAAAAGTAGTATTCAACAAAATGAAAGTACAGTGTTTAATGCATGTACAATGTAATAAACAtacaatttacatgtatttgaatgCATGTATTTATACTTACATTCTtgatctaaaatttataaatgtcaGACTTTATCTGATCTTATCTGTTGAGAGGGTTCATAGCCTGAGTTACTAttcaatttattgattttacttAACAATTtagatgttttaaaataaaaatgacaacacaagataaatgttaacataaaatgttaatattcaattttttaattcataaataaatgtGCTCTCATCTGAATTTGATTATTCCATATAATTACCTGTATCTTGGCTGACACCTTGGAGTTTGGTATAGTTTTTTGCTGGGAGTCGCTGTATTCTGTTTCTAGTTGAACATACGCATGTGTTCAGTAAATACAAAACTGTGATGTAAATCAGGTATTCAGTATACGTTTGCAAATCTTTAGATATGTTACCCCAACACTTGAGTATTTCACTTCTGCGGCACATGTTTCATAAATTCCCGACTTCCTTTCAATTTGTTTGTATAAGAGATCATCCTGCATAACTGATTCGAATTCCACAGAATTTCACCATGTTCACCGGTTTGTAAACAGCGCCAACATCGTTGTTGAGATTATCACGTTGAGACCTTTCTATCCGGACAAAATATAATTCATTAGCATTCCATACTTCACCATGAACTCTCATACTGGTTATCTTTTAGTTCCAATGGGATATTTCAGctaaatgaaacaaaactaGCTTCATACTCTTTCACTTTGTCAACTTTCGTTTTCGGTAAGGAAAGTAACTTATAATATGAAAAGGCTAAAACACGGAATCGTGTTAAAATGAAGATGCGGACTTTTATAAATAAGGACAATTACGAAATATGCACACATGGTAAGCTGTACATGTGATAATTTTAGTGAAAGAATATTGTTTTCGGCAGCAAGCAAATATTTTTGCAGGTGCTCGATAACGTTAACTTTGCAACGTCATAGCCAAAACTACGTTTTACCGCATCTGGGCCCTTTTGTCAGACGTTGTCACAAATATCAATCGCTTATCTCTGGGGTTTTTATGTTGGGGGGGGGGCTTACGATATTTAATATTCATACTGATCATGAACACTATCACGCGTCTGCGAATGTCACATTACGTCGTGAAAAGTGTTAACCAATCATTTTGATATCTAACCCCATTAAAGTTAAACAAGAATGTTTCAATAGAACACGGATGCCTCATtcgcactattattttctatgttcagtggactgtgaaattggggtcaaaacgcattcaaattagaaatatcatatcgtAGGAAACATTGTACTTCGTTTCAAGTTCATTGGactcaaacttaaaaaaaaaactaacgtGACCAAAACTTATCTTGAAGCGGGAAAGACGAAATAACGAACAGATGAGCGGaagacgaacgaacggacgcacagaccgaATAACACATTGTCCATAAATGAGgatttaaagtaaaacaaatggTTGAATcttcaatattaattttaaaacaaaatagacaGGGGTGTTCATTGTCGAAGGCTGTGCGGTGACcttaagttgttaatttctgtgtcatttgtctcattgacaatcaaaccacttgatcttttttatattataagaagaaaaaaattaataacttgATCAAGGCGAGAGTAGCTGGTTtttgaatgtttgttttatactaAAACCCAACGTAATGACTGCACTCTTTAGCTATTATCGAACGAGTTTTCGCTTTTATGCATTAAAATGTCCACGGGATAATATTTCTGattatttattgatatcatATAATAGTCATGAAACAATTGAATAAGTATGTACATTTCATACTCAATACTTcccctttttattttaaaatttctcgTAACCGATGTCAAAGATGTAATACAGAAAGAAGGGATGACACAAGATATATCACTTTTTGTTGCAGATTTATAGACGTCTAACTTTAATTTTGACGtgattttaaagtttgaatttaaaCCAGTGCGATAGATAACTGGGTTTTCCTCAATATTATTATGATAATGTTTTCAATTGTTACACAAAGTACAGTGTAGTATATCatagcaatcacttttacattGAAAGAATCAAAGCAATACTAATAAATACATACAGtttcagtatataaaaaaaaaagattccagacgtacataaatatatgaattaccTTTACGATTGGACACACATACAGGAAGTAAAAAGTCCAAAGTCCACTTTTTTGAACCATATAGATAAACATTGTTGAATGTCGGGTACAATCCCATGTCACGTGTGATTTCAATTCGTctgcaatattttaataatttctatctTTGATAATGAAGAAAATTGAGAGAACGTGTGATTAAGTATTCCTTGGAGTTCCCaaaatttttacagaaattaaaCACCAGGGGCCGTGTAAATGAAAGTATGTTTAGGATATGTCCTAAGATAGGTCTTAGGACATTATttaggatggtcttaggacgtgtctgagacatgtcttaggatgtaAAACAAAGCTGTCTTAGGACAGTCTTAACTACTTTGGTCCTAGGACCATcctaacacatttttttaattgaaaatatatgtagAGATTTGTATGACATAGATTGAATTGTATTTTAGAACCTATGTGTAAAGAGCGGGAGGATGActcttatatagaaaacaattaactcaaaataaaagttaaagtttttacgGAATACTAATATATACgttattaaatatgataaaagatataaatgaatttaatacgaaaacaaaaataaatggtcaCAAAACTTTGTGATATTCGTGCTGCAATTTTAGTACATAAACTAGTTGTGTCTTTAGGTCCACGCGATTTCATTACATGTATCGAATCAGGATTAGGTAAAACAAGAAGTAAACTTTCCCcgtatttgaattatttaaaatatgttgcgTATGATGATAATATTGTTAAGGCTTCAAAAAAGGCAGCacgaaataatttaatatatacaaataaatctttgacaaacattaaacattttttttaaattttttttattaattttatctaaattaaataatttaatattgtatttttagtCTTGAGTTTATtccatatttgttgtttttattacgtTTTAGGACGATGTAACCTTTAGAACTATCCTAAGACACCTAATTATATATCCTAACTTTAGGACCAAATTTAGGACATATCTTATGTTAGGAGACCTTCGTTAACCCGACTTAGGACTAAgacgtgtcctaagaccatcctaagacatgtcttagtcctAGGACAGCTTCGTGGACACGGCCCCTGCTACATATTAAATCTcacagttttaaatttttgtgttttggactgtttttctcaaactataagcaataggtcaactatatttgttgtatggaaggattATAAGCTGAACATGTCTATCTGGCAaagttcatttgaccttgaactaattttcatggttcattagtcaatgtttagttttcttgattaagtctgtttcttagaaactataagcTATAGGTCAACTACATTTAGTGTGTTG includes these proteins:
- the LOC134686602 gene encoding uncharacterized protein LOC134686602; this encodes MASRRKRKSTSRFSPDSIEISRQESDCSSWTVKKFKEELTHIGINITSKLSKTVLQQIYFDNLKSVSEPEQLSNEDQEVSPTLPNVTSNSSNELPLLIGNLTEVVIGLRDSMNSNTNRNNSNTSLSADFSGNIQDTRRNRFQQVHTADEHVFSLYKWYGVSPSESDCGINPTLNTSTATINGVPSSSVPFLDIISPALKKQIIEARAVQDTCTFSGQSTSQVPASLTSNVALKSTVSDLWRHVLSTRTSQTYKVGYRAYTAFLANNGVVWLGKPMPPISEDILIYFVAHCYKNLRLLHTTIKLYLCGIRFLLYPK
- the LOC134686605 gene encoding uncharacterized protein LOC134686605, encoding MRAIKRIQGEHNSKPRLPITFQVLGRICNSLRAGVFSTFTDCMLETACTVAFFGFLRCGEFTVSKHFDFTVNLSVTDVEILDSYAISHLKTSKTDPFRKGVSIQLHKSDHSICPFSAVQKYIAIRKGREASFCFSDPLFVKENGNALDRDFFIRSLRHVLDICGYNSSLYNGHSFRIGASTSAGSVNIQDHLIKTLGRWTSDSYCRYIRISNDTIRKAQKSLTLSKNT